One window of Metopolophium dirhodum isolate CAU chromosome 3, ASM1992520v1, whole genome shotgun sequence genomic DNA carries:
- the LOC132941742 gene encoding tRNA-dihydrouridine(20) synthase [NAD(P)+]-like isoform X2 → MLSKKTLESIDFIDKSDATVVFRTCSREKYNVVLQIGTSDPERAAKAAQVVEQDVAGIDINMGCPKDFSLKGGMGAALLFHPDKACAILSAVVSAVKIPVTCKIRVLQDIDDTVALCKKLAATGVAAICVHGRTINERPMHSNRNHFIKAISEALDIPVIANGGSKEIKVFEDIIKFKNITGCSSVMIARTAEKNCSIFKRDGKLELFTIIRDYLRHAVDYDNVAPNTKYCIQNMLQNIQETEQGRLFLESTSLQQICDLWELGDYCRQKQKKMNYLRFEERDVVCNDQKRIKLNSADEEESNYGNSLKCMYIRSLYPRPEDLPKTKLLNWAKKHDKPLPKYHTEQFEKLFKSTVTFDNQKYSSSFWEKNKRWAEQGSAIVCLHYLKVYDIDYMKMNGILG, encoded by the exons ATGTTATCGAAAA AGACATTAgaaagtattgattttattgaCAAAAGTGATGCTACTGTGGTATTCCGCACTTGCTCACGTGAAAAATACAATGTTGTTCTTCAAATTGGCACTAGTGATCCTGAACGAGCAGCTAAGGCTGCACAAGTAGT AGAACAAGATGTAGCAGGGATTGACATAAATATGGGTTGCCCAAAAGACTTCTCACTCAAAGGAGGAATGGGAGCTGCTCTTTTGTTTCATCCTGACAAGGCTTGTGCAATTCTTTCTGCAGTGGTTTCAGCTGTTAAAATACCAGTAACGTGCAAGATTCGCGTGTTACAAGATATTGATGATACAGTTGCTCTGTGTAAGAAATTAGCTGCTACTGGAGTGGCGGCGATATGTGTACATGGTCGTACCATTAATGAGAGACCAATGCATTCAAATAGAAACCATTTCATAAAAGCTATATCTGAAGCATTAGATATTCCAGTTATTGCAaa tgGTGGGTCAAAAGAAATTAAAGTGTTTGAAGATATAATAAAGTTCAAAAACATAACTGGTTGTTCAAGTGTTATGATAGCACGTACAgctgaaaaaaattgttctatATTTAAACGAGATggaaaattagaattatttactattataagaGATTACCTACGCCATGCTGTTGACTATGATAATGTTGCtccaaatacaaaatactgtattcaaaatatgcttcaaaatattcaagaaaCAGAGCAGGGGAGACTTTTTCTGGAGTCTACATCCTTACAACAAATTTG tgaCCTTTGGGAATTAGGTGATTACTGTCgtcaaaaacaaaagaaaatgaACTATCTTCGTTTTGAAGAAAGAGATGTTGTGTGTAATGACCAAAAACGAATTAAACTGAATTCTGCTGACGAAGAAGAATCAAACTATggtaatagtttaaaatgtatgtatatacgatCATTATACCCAAGACCTGAAGACTTGCCAAAAACAAAACTGTTAAATTGGGCAAAGAAACACGATAAGCCATTACCAAAATATCATACAGAACAATTTGAAAAACTTTTCAAGAGTACAGTGACATTTgacaatcaaaaatattcatCTTCCTTTTG ggaaaaaaataaaagatgggCAGAGCAGGGTTCTGCAATTGTCTGTTTACATTACTTGAAAGTGTATGACATTGACTACATGAAAATGAATGGAATTCTTGGTTGA
- the LOC132941825 gene encoding beta-galactosidase-like, which translates to MNWISVCLLCSLINPAFLDTQKPTFTIDYENNEFLKDGKVFRYVSGSLHYFRIPQLYWKDRIQKMKAAGLNTITTYVEWSLHEPFPGVYDFEGIADLEYFIELIKNENMYLILRPGPYICAERDFGGFPYWLLNVTPKRSLRTNNSSYKKYVSKWFSVLMPIIQPHLYGNGGNIILVQVENEYGSYYACDSEYKLWIRDLFRSYIENKAVLFTIDGCGQSYFDCGVIPEVYATVDFGISSNASQCFDFMRKVQKGGPLVNSEFYPGWLTHWQESESIVNPIDVVKQMKVMLAMNASFSFYMFHGGTNFGFTSGANTNDTKESIGYLPQLTSYDYNAPLDEAGDPTEKYFKIKQTLEEAKYAVTNEISPNPAPKGAYGKFYLRPLVSIFEKVAQRIKPVISDVPLPFEDLDINTGFVMYETTLTDDQKNVENPVNLTVNTVRDRAIIYLDHVQVGTMNRLKANTTISLNINRTVQNLSILIENQGRINFGDFIEDRKGIFDQVILGNKILSPWKMTAYPLNDTSWISSIKSVENVNSVKLPAFYKTQFTLPVNYTKCLDTYLDTSGWTKGVVFLNNVNLGRYWPLGGPQVTLYVPAPFLKPSPYVNTLVILELEGTSQDLSVKFVDKPILDGPIMT; encoded by the exons ATGAATTGGATATCTGTCTGTTTATTGTGCTCACTAATCAATCCTGCTTTTTTGGATACTCAAAAACCA acttttacCATTGactatgaaaataatgaatttctCAAAGACGGCAAAGTATTCCGATATGTTTCTGGTTCATTGCACTATTTCCGAATCCCTCAACTTTATTGGAAAGATAGAATTCAAAAAATGAAAGCTGCTGGATTGAACACCATAACAAC ATATGTAGAATGGAGTTTACATGAACCATTTCCTGGAGTGTATGATTTTGAAGGGATTGCTGATTTGgagtattttattgaattaatcaaaaatgaaaacatgTATCTAATTTTGAGACCAGGTCCATATATATGCGCTGAACGAGatttt GGTGGATTTCCATATTGGTTATTAAACGTGACACCTAAAAGAAGCTTGAGGACTAACAACTCAA gttataaaaaatatgtttctaaaTGGTTTAGTGTGCTTATGCCAATAATTCAACCTCATTTATATGGAAATGGAGGAAACATAATTTTGGTCCAG GTAGAAAATGAGTATGGAAGTTATTATGCCTGCGATTCTGAGTATAAATTATGGATACGTGATTTATTTAggagttatatagaaaataaggcTGTGCTTTTTACAATTGATGGATGTGGTCAGTCATACTTTGACTGTGGCGTTATTCCAGAAGTATACGCAACTGTAGATTTTGGAATTTCATCAAACG CTTCCCAATGTTTTGACTTCATGAGAAAGGTTCAAAAAGGAGGTCCACTAGTGAACTCAGAGTTCTATCCCGGTTGGTTAACTCATTGGCAAGAATCAGAATCTATAGTAAACCCCATCGATGTTGTAAAACAAATGAAAGTAATGTTGGCAATGAATGCTTCGTTTAGCTTTTATATGTTTCACGGAGGTACAAATTTTGGATTCACATCGGGAGCGAATACAAATGACACCAAAGAAAGTATTGGATACTTACCACAGTTGACCTCATACGATTATAATGCTCCATTGGATGAAGCTGGAGACCCTACtgaaaagtatttcaaaattaaacagaCACTTGAAGAAGCC aaatatgctGTAACAAACGAGATATCACCAAATCCCGCACCCAAAGGTGCCTATGGAAAATTCTATTTAAGACCTTTGGTTAGCATATTTGAAAAGGTTGCTCAACGTATTAAACCAGTGATCAGTGATGTTCCTTTACCATTTGAGGACTTAGATATTAACACTGGTTTTGTAATGTATGAAACAACATTAACAGAtgatcaaaaaaatgttgaaaatccaGTAAACCTAACTGTGAACACAGTTAGAGATCGAGCAATCATTTACCTGGATCAT gtacaagTGGGTACTATGAATCGGTTGAAAGCTAATACTACAATAAGCTTAAACATTAACCGTACTGTTCAAAACCTAAGCATTTTAATTGAGAATCAGGGAAGGATTAATTTTGGAGACTTTATTGAAGATAGGAAG ggAATTTTTGATCAAGTGATTctcggaaataaaatattaagcccTTGGAAAATGACTGCATATCCTTTGAATGATACATCATGGATTTCTTCAATCAAATCAGTTGAAAACGTCAACAGTGTTAAATTACcagcattttataaaacacagtTTACATTACCAGTtaactatacaaaatgtttagacACTTATTTGGACACTTCAGGCTGGACAAAG GGTGTAGtgtttttaaacaatgtaaACCTTGGTCGGTATTGGCCACTTGGTGGACCTCAAGTTACACTTTATGTGCCAGCTCCTTTTTTAAAACCATCACCTTATGTCAATACATTAGTGATATTAGAACTTGAAGGTACATCTCAAGATTTGTCCGTGAAATTTGTGGATAAACCTATTCTTGATGGTCCTATAATGACatag
- the LOC132941742 gene encoding tRNA-dihydrouridine(20) synthase [NAD(P)+]-like isoform X1, with amino-acid sequence MVCMENIKRLCYDNKIILAPMVRINTLPMRLLALDYGADIVYTEELIDHRLIRCYRKVNETLESIDFIDKSDATVVFRTCSREKYNVVLQIGTSDPERAAKAAQVVEQDVAGIDINMGCPKDFSLKGGMGAALLFHPDKACAILSAVVSAVKIPVTCKIRVLQDIDDTVALCKKLAATGVAAICVHGRTINERPMHSNRNHFIKAISEALDIPVIANGGSKEIKVFEDIIKFKNITGCSSVMIARTAEKNCSIFKRDGKLELFTIIRDYLRHAVDYDNVAPNTKYCIQNMLQNIQETEQGRLFLESTSLQQICDLWELGDYCRQKQKKMNYLRFEERDVVCNDQKRIKLNSADEEESNYGNSLKCMYIRSLYPRPEDLPKTKLLNWAKKHDKPLPKYHTEQFEKLFKSTVTFDNQKYSSSFWEKNKRWAEQGSAIVCLHYLKVYDIDYMKMNGILG; translated from the exons ATGGTCTGTATGGAAAACATTAAACGATTATGTTACGACAACAAAATTATACTAGCACCCATGGTCAGGATAAACACGCTACCAATGCGTTTATTGGCGTTGGATTACGGAGCGGATATCGTATACACAGAAGAATTGATTGATCATAGGCTGATTAGATGTTATCGAAAAGtaaatg AGACATTAgaaagtattgattttattgaCAAAAGTGATGCTACTGTGGTATTCCGCACTTGCTCACGTGAAAAATACAATGTTGTTCTTCAAATTGGCACTAGTGATCCTGAACGAGCAGCTAAGGCTGCACAAGTAGT AGAACAAGATGTAGCAGGGATTGACATAAATATGGGTTGCCCAAAAGACTTCTCACTCAAAGGAGGAATGGGAGCTGCTCTTTTGTTTCATCCTGACAAGGCTTGTGCAATTCTTTCTGCAGTGGTTTCAGCTGTTAAAATACCAGTAACGTGCAAGATTCGCGTGTTACAAGATATTGATGATACAGTTGCTCTGTGTAAGAAATTAGCTGCTACTGGAGTGGCGGCGATATGTGTACATGGTCGTACCATTAATGAGAGACCAATGCATTCAAATAGAAACCATTTCATAAAAGCTATATCTGAAGCATTAGATATTCCAGTTATTGCAaa tgGTGGGTCAAAAGAAATTAAAGTGTTTGAAGATATAATAAAGTTCAAAAACATAACTGGTTGTTCAAGTGTTATGATAGCACGTACAgctgaaaaaaattgttctatATTTAAACGAGATggaaaattagaattatttactattataagaGATTACCTACGCCATGCTGTTGACTATGATAATGTTGCtccaaatacaaaatactgtattcaaaatatgcttcaaaatattcaagaaaCAGAGCAGGGGAGACTTTTTCTGGAGTCTACATCCTTACAACAAATTTG tgaCCTTTGGGAATTAGGTGATTACTGTCgtcaaaaacaaaagaaaatgaACTATCTTCGTTTTGAAGAAAGAGATGTTGTGTGTAATGACCAAAAACGAATTAAACTGAATTCTGCTGACGAAGAAGAATCAAACTATggtaatagtttaaaatgtatgtatatacgatCATTATACCCAAGACCTGAAGACTTGCCAAAAACAAAACTGTTAAATTGGGCAAAGAAACACGATAAGCCATTACCAAAATATCATACAGAACAATTTGAAAAACTTTTCAAGAGTACAGTGACATTTgacaatcaaaaatattcatCTTCCTTTTG ggaaaaaaataaaagatgggCAGAGCAGGGTTCTGCAATTGTCTGTTTACATTACTTGAAAGTGTATGACATTGACTACATGAAAATGAATGGAATTCTTGGTTGA